TTCTAAATACAGAAAGCATAAAAGATACCATTATACATCTTGTAGATGAACAATATAAAGACACTAAGCTATTTGTTTTAGATTTTGAGGCCACATCTTTCATTGATTACTCCGGGATTGAAATGCTGGAAGAACTAACTGATGAACTGAAACGTCGGGGCATTAAAATTAAAGCAGCTAATATGTACGGATCGCTTAGAGATTCTATTAGAAAAACCAGACTGGAAAAAGAAATAGTTGAAAGTGAATTTTGTTTAACCATTGATCAATGCATTAAAAGATGGGAATTAGAAAAAAAAGATAAATAAGAAAGTTTTAAAGAAATTTCTAACAGGAACTACTACAATTCAAAAATATGTATGTTACTTCCTTTAGTAAGAAATTTATAATTGTTTTACACATAACGAATAATAAAAAGATCCCAAAATCAATAACAAATCAGGTGGAGAATAAATTATGAAAAGAGATATTATCAAAATTAATGAAGAAAAATGTACTGGCTGCGGGGAGTGCATTCCCGGATGCCCTGAAGGGGCGCTGCAGGTAATTGACGGAAAGGCAAGACTTATAAGCGATTTATTCTGTGATGGATTAGGAGCATGTATTGGTACCTGTCCTCAAGGAGCTATTGAGATTGAACAAAGAGAAGCTGAGCCTTATGATGAATACAAAGTTATGGAAAATGTTGCTAAAGCTGGCCCCAATGTTATAAAAGCTCATTTAAAACATCTATATGATCACGGGCAGACAGAGTTCCTTAACCAGGCTATTAACTTTTTAAAGGAAAAAAATATTGAAGTTCCTGATTATGATGAAGAAAAAACATTTGAATGTGGTTGTCCTGGTTCAGCAATGACAGATTTAAGTGAAAGTAGGGCGGAAAGTCATATCGAACCACAGATATTCAGTGCAGAGCTTAGAAACTGGCCAGTGCAACTGCAGCTTTTAAATCCCAATGCACCCTACTTAAAAAATGCAGATTTACTGATTTCAGCAGATTGTGCACCATTTGCATATGCTAATTTTCATCAGAGGTTTTTAAAAGATAAGATTTTAATAATACTCTGTCCAAAACTGGATAAGACCATAGATCAGTATGTAGATAAATTAGCGGAAATATTTGAAAAACAGGATATAAAATCAATTTCCATAGTACATATGGAAGTCCCATGCTGCTCAGGTATTGAAATTATAGTTAAAAGAGCATTAGAAAAGGCTCAAAAGAATGTAATCATTAAGGATTATACAATCTCTATAAAAGGAGAAATAATATAGTTACAGGATAAGATGGTTGAAGCTATCTCAAAATCAGAAAAAAAGCACGGATATAATTTTATAACCATAAATAAGTATCCTGACAGGTAAAATATATGGACATTGGTAGCCCCGGTTGTCATTAAAAATCTTACGACATTTTTTAGCGAGGAAGCTGTTACTGCGATTGAGAAATATTTAGATTTAGAGCATGAAAGAATAAAGCCACAGCCCTATGAAGCATTATTCTCCAGTTATAAAATTGGAAGTGGATTTATGACCACAACTGCATTGCAAAGCTCTTACAGGCAATTAAATAATTATTTAGGTTGGAAACAAGAGGAAAGAGGGTGCTTTAGGAAAGCTACAAGCCATATGATGCGTAAAACCTTTAACACTTTGCTTATTAATGCAGGAATGCCTGAAGAGATTAGAGAGCATTTTATGGGGTATGTGTATAAAGATAAGGTAAGAGATGCTTACTTTTTACCAGATCCACAGGAATTGCTTAAAATTTATTTAAAATATATGGACTATGTTACAATTGAAAAGATAGAAATGAGTAGTGAGGATATTATAAGAGATAATAGTGTGAATGATTCTAAGATTGAAGAATTAGAGGCTATTATTAAGCAGATGAAGAAGCAGTTGGATAAAGTTACTGCAGAAGCATAAAATAAGTTTTTTATAGTACTTTTTATCAATCAATAATTATGATTTATTATATTATTTTTTTATTTTTTAGGAGGAGAAATGAATGAATTATTGGTTTTGGATAGCTAAAAGCGATGCATTTATTGGAGAAGAAGGTGAAGAAGATTTATATTGGGGCGATTGTGGAGAAAAAGTTGAACCTGGAGATTTAGCTTTAATATACAGAAGAAGTCCTTACAATATGCCATCATATGATAGAGAGAAATATAGTTTAATTGAATGTTTAGTGCGCGTGAAAAGCTTTCCAGAAGATGACTGTGAAATTAGCACACGAAAGGGAGAACCTAAAACCGGCCATTGCTGTGATTATGAAGTTTTACATAAATTTGAAAATAAATTAAAATATAAAGAAATGATTTTTTATAGAGATGAGCGTAAGACAGCTTTAACAGATTGGAGCGCATTAAAAAAGAATTTAAGAGGAATGTGGCATCCAGTAGATGAAGATAGTTGGAATAAGCTTGATGAATTATTAAAAGAGAAAAATGAAGATACTTACCATGGATTTAAAAAAGTAGATGAAAATTGTAAATAATTTGCATTTGTGTGATTGAAAGCATTTTATAATTTGTAATTTGCTTTTTGCATACTTTGATCAACTCTTCCTTAAAGAGCACTTATTTTTGATTAGAATTTTTGCTTTTTTGAATGTGAAATGAAAACAATTATATATGTATAACCATGATAAATTTATAATTATAATTATAAATAATAACAAATTGTCAGAT
This portion of the Methanobacterium sp. genome encodes:
- a CDS encoding 4Fe-4S binding protein, with the protein product MKRDIIKINEEKCTGCGECIPGCPEGALQVIDGKARLISDLFCDGLGACIGTCPQGAIEIEQREAEPYDEYKVMENVAKAGPNVIKAHLKHLYDHGQTEFLNQAINFLKEKNIEVPDYDEEKTFECGCPGSAMTDLSESRAESHIEPQIFSAELRNWPVQLQLLNPNAPYLKNADLLISADCAPFAYANFHQRFLKDKILIILCPKLDKTIDQYVDKLAEIFEKQDIKSISIVHMEVPCCSGIEIIVKRALEKAQKNVIIKDYTISIKGEII